A portion of the Cryptomeria japonica chromosome 5, Sugi_1.0, whole genome shotgun sequence genome contains these proteins:
- the LOC131043085 gene encoding transcription termination factor MTERF9, chloroplastic codes for MMISAKSPLHFNVATYPLTKKLSMPKTHLRFSPPTPPAYPVFSKLSLFCISVPEIQSHPEEEKDCTRESQHEDIEQYLVSECGILKYEVPKIMRKNRALFTSNFTGGTRQTLQLLRDAGFTPDQVRTIILKMPDIFQTLNTELRPKIELLKTLDLEDLGYAVSSQPRILTAELEKNLSPRIQVLVNLFGSKADLSKVIMKNPRILVSHERDVEDKFEFLESSGLLKDEIKVLLEKDPGVISVPMDQIQKKIDFLINTVGIHPNLVVRYPRFLRHSLDHKLKPRFKVIEYLNKVHPRRQPTVSWVSVFSYHEEKFIGRLKLESTEVAELYEQYKRDSFDVAVPKDNHLDQGS; via the coding sequence ATGATGATTTCAGCGAAATCTCCATTGCATTTCAATGTCGCCACGTACCCACTTACAAAGAAGTTATCAATGCCTAAAACACATCTCAGGTTTTCACCACCAACGCCCCCTGCATACCCTGTTTTCTCAAAGCTCTCGCTTTTCTGCATCTCTGTTCCAGAGATTCAATCACACCCAGAAGAAGAAAAGGACTGCACAAGAGAAAGCCAACATGAAGATATCGAACAGTATTTAGTCAGTGAATGTGGGATTCTTAAGTATGAAGTACCAAAAATCATGAGGAAGAATCGAGCCCTCTTCACAAGCAATTTCACTGGAGGAACTCGACAAACACTTCAACTCCTCAGAGATGCTGGATTCACCCCGGACCAAGTAAGAACAATCATTCTGAAAATGCCAGATATTTTTCAAACCCTAAATACAGAGTTGAGGCCCAAGATTGAGCTTCTGAAAACATTAGACCTAGAAGACTTGGGCTATGCTGTATCAAGCCAACCCCGAATCCTTACGGCTGAATTAGAGAAAAATTTGAGTCCTAGAATTCAAGTACTTGTAAACCTGTTTGGGTCCAAGGCTGATCTGTCCAAGGTTATCATGAAGAATCCTAGGATTTTGGTCTCACATGAAAGAGATGTCGAAGATAAGTTCGAATTTTTGGAAAGCAGCGGTTTGCTCAAAGATGAAATTAAAGTCCTTCTTGAGAAGGATCCTGGTGTGATAAGTGTGCCTATGGATCAGATACAGAAGAAAATAGATTTCTTGATTAATACTGTTGGGATTCATCCTAACCTTGTTGTGAGATATCCTCGATTCCTTCGCCACAGCTTAGATCATAAGTTAAAACCACGCTTTAAGGTAATTGAATACCTAAATAAAGTGCATCCTCGAAGGCAACCTACGGTTAGTTGGGTTTCCGTGTTTTCTTACCACGAGGAAAAATTCATTGGGAGGCTTAAATTAGAAAGCACTGAGGTAGCAGAGTTGTACGAACAATACAAGCGCGATTCCTTTGATGTTGCAGTCCCCAAGGATAACCATTTGGATCAGGGCAGCTAA